One stretch of Ficedula albicollis isolate OC2 chromosome 7, FicAlb1.5, whole genome shotgun sequence DNA includes these proteins:
- the UPP2 gene encoding uridine phosphorylase 2 isoform X2, translating into MTETTAYSGSGLVLVKNPHLDLMEEDVLYHLDLGTKTHDLPAMFGDIKHGMGIPSISIMLHELIKLLHHARCRDVTIIRIGTSGGLGIEAGSVVITDTAVDSCFQPRFEQVVLGDVVVRSTELDKGLAAELLACSRDIPDFPTLIGHTMCTYDFYEGQGRLDGAFCSFSSEKKLEYLRRAYDAGVRNIEMESTAFAALCGLCGLKAAVVCVTLLDRLEGDQIRAPHEVLWEYQQRPQRLIAAFIRKRLGLCPTD; encoded by the exons ATGACTGAAACAACAGCTTACTCGGG GAGTGGGCTGGTCCTTGTTAAAAACCCACACCTGGACTTGATGGAGGAGGATGTCCTGTACCACTTGGACTTGGGAACGAAGACACACGACCTGCCAGCAATGTTTGGGGACATCAAG CATGGAATGGGCATCCCTTCCATTTCCATTATGCTCCATGAGCTGATCAAACTGCTGCACCATGCAAGATGCCGGGACGTTACTATCATACGCATTGGTACTTCCGGGGGCTTAG GGATCGAGGCTGGCTCTGTTGTGATCACTGACACGGCCGTGGACTCCTGCTTCCAGCCACGCTTCGAGCAGGTGGTGCTGGGCGATGTGGTGGTGCGCAGCACCGAGCTGGACAAGGGCCTTGCAGCGGAACTGCtggcctgcagcagggacattCCCGACTTCCCCACGCTCATTGGCCATACCATGTGCACCTATGACTTCTACGAAG GTCAGGGGAGATTAGACGGTGcattctgctctttttccagtgaaaaaaagTTGGAGTACTTAAGGAGGGCTTATGATGCTGGTGTGAGGAATATTGAGATGGAGTCCACAGCCTTCGCTGCCCTGTGTGGCCTGTGTGGTCTCAAAG CCGCCGTGGTGTGCGTGACGCTCCTGGACCGGCTGGAGGGGGACCAGATCCGGGCGCCCCACGAGGTGCTGTGGGAGTACCAGCAGCGGCCGCAGCGCCTGATCGCCGCCTTCATCCGCAAGCGCCTGGGCCTGTGCCCCACGGACTGA
- the UPP2 gene encoding uridine phosphorylase 2 isoform X1 → MTETTAYSGSGLVLVKNPHLDLMEEDVLYHLDLGTKTHDLPAMFGDIKFVCVGGSPNRMRAFAQFMQRELGLPGAGEDVADICAGSDRYAMYRAGPVLSVSHGMGIPSISIMLHELIKLLHHARCRDVTIIRIGTSGGLGIEAGSVVITDTAVDSCFQPRFEQVVLGDVVVRSTELDKGLAAELLACSRDIPDFPTLIGHTMCTYDFYEGQGRLDGAFCSFSSEKKLEYLRRAYDAGVRNIEMESTAFAALCGLCGLKAAVVCVTLLDRLEGDQIRAPHEVLWEYQQRPQRLIAAFIRKRLGLCPTD, encoded by the exons ATGACTGAAACAACAGCTTACTCGGG GAGTGGGCTGGTCCTTGTTAAAAACCCACACCTGGACTTGATGGAGGAGGATGTCCTGTACCACTTGGACTTGGGAACGAAGACACACGACCTGCCAGCAATGTTTGGGGACATCAAG TTCGTGTGCGTCGGCGGCAGCCCGAACAGAATGCGGGCATTCGCGCAGTTCATGCAGCGGGAGCTGGGGCTGCCGGGAGCCGGGGAGGACGTGGCTGACATCTGTGCGGGCTCGGACCGCTACGCCATGTACCGGGCAGGGCCCGTGCTGTCCGTCAGC CATGGAATGGGCATCCCTTCCATTTCCATTATGCTCCATGAGCTGATCAAACTGCTGCACCATGCAAGATGCCGGGACGTTACTATCATACGCATTGGTACTTCCGGGGGCTTAG GGATCGAGGCTGGCTCTGTTGTGATCACTGACACGGCCGTGGACTCCTGCTTCCAGCCACGCTTCGAGCAGGTGGTGCTGGGCGATGTGGTGGTGCGCAGCACCGAGCTGGACAAGGGCCTTGCAGCGGAACTGCtggcctgcagcagggacattCCCGACTTCCCCACGCTCATTGGCCATACCATGTGCACCTATGACTTCTACGAAG GTCAGGGGAGATTAGACGGTGcattctgctctttttccagtgaaaaaaagTTGGAGTACTTAAGGAGGGCTTATGATGCTGGTGTGAGGAATATTGAGATGGAGTCCACAGCCTTCGCTGCCCTGTGTGGCCTGTGTGGTCTCAAAG CCGCCGTGGTGTGCGTGACGCTCCTGGACCGGCTGGAGGGGGACCAGATCCGGGCGCCCCACGAGGTGCTGTGGGAGTACCAGCAGCGGCCGCAGCGCCTGATCGCCGCCTTCATCCGCAAGCGCCTGGGCCTGTGCCCCACGGACTGA